From one uncultured Bacteroides sp. genomic stretch:
- a CDS encoding C69 family dipeptidase has translation MAFVAETSACTNLIVGKNASADGSTIVSYSADSYGLFGELYHYPAATYKKGAMLDVYEWDTHKYLGQIEQARQTYNVIGNMNEYQVTIGETTFEGRSELVDSTATIDYGSLIYLGLQRSRTAREAIKVMTELVQQYGYYSSGESFTIADPNEVWIMDMIGKGPGIRGAVWVAVRIPDDCISAHANQSRIHTFNMEDKNSCLYSSDVVSFAREKGYFTGINKDFSFADAYAPLDFGGRRFCEARVWSYFNMFTDQGAAFLPYVLGKTNDPMPLYVKPNRKISVQDVKNAMRNHYEGTPLDISNDFGAGPYKTPYRLSPLTFTVGNQKYFNERPISTQQTGFVFVAQMRSEKPDAIGGVLWFGLDDANMTVFTPVYCCTDKVPACYAPNGADYVTFSWDSSFWIFNWVANMVYPRYSLMIDDVRATQKEIETTFNQAQEAVEATAAKLYEKDPAEAKAFLTNYTNMTAQSTFDAWKHLGEFLVVKYNDGVVKRVKDGKFERNAIGQPAEVIRPGYPKEFLEEYVKQTGDRYKVPE, from the coding sequence ATGGCATTTGTGGCGGAAACATCTGCCTGCACCAATCTTATAGTAGGGAAAAATGCCTCGGCAGACGGATCTACGATTGTATCTTACTCGGCAGATTCTTACGGACTGTTTGGTGAACTGTACCATTACCCTGCCGCTACTTATAAAAAAGGTGCCATGCTCGATGTGTATGAGTGGGACACACATAAATATCTGGGGCAGATAGAACAAGCCAGACAGACTTACAACGTGATTGGTAACATGAACGAATATCAGGTAACGATCGGTGAAACGACTTTCGAAGGACGATCGGAGTTGGTGGACAGTACCGCAACTATTGATTACGGAAGTTTAATCTATCTCGGATTGCAACGTTCTCGCACAGCGCGCGAAGCCATTAAAGTGATGACGGAGCTGGTGCAACAATACGGATACTACAGTAGCGGTGAGTCTTTTACCATTGCCGACCCGAATGAGGTTTGGATTATGGATATGATAGGTAAGGGGCCGGGCATTCGCGGTGCGGTATGGGTAGCGGTTCGCATACCCGACGATTGCATCTCGGCACATGCCAACCAGTCTCGCATCCATACTTTTAATATGGAAGACAAGAACAGTTGCCTTTACTCTTCCGATGTTGTTTCGTTTGCCCGTGAAAAAGGATACTTCACCGGCATAAACAAAGACTTTAGTTTTGCCGATGCTTATGCACCGCTCGACTTTGGCGGAAGAAGATTTTGCGAAGCCCGTGTGTGGAGCTACTTCAATATGTTCACCGATCAGGGAGCTGCTTTTCTGCCCTATGTGCTGGGAAAGACCAATGACCCCATGCCGTTGTACGTAAAGCCCAATCGTAAGATCTCCGTACAAGATGTGAAGAATGCCATGCGCAACCATTACGAAGGTACACCTCTTGATATCTCTAACGATTTTGGAGCAGGCCCTTACAAAACTCCTTATCGCCTTTCTCCGCTGACCTTTACCGTAGGTAACCAGAAGTATTTTAACGAACGCCCCATCTCTACCCAGCAAACAGGTTTCGTGTTTGTGGCACAGATGCGTTCGGAGAAACCCGATGCCATAGGCGGTGTGCTTTGGTTTGGTTTGGATGATGCCAACATGACGGTCTTTACGCCCGTGTATTGCTGTACCGATAAAGTGCCGGCCTGCTATGCGCCCAATGGTGCCGATTACGTTACTTTTTCGTGGGACTCTTCTTTCTGGATATTCAACTGGGTAGCCAATATGGTTTATCCCCGTTACAGCCTGATGATAGATGACGTGCGCGCTACACAGAAGGAGATTGAAACAACATTCAATCAAGCTCAGGAAGCGGTGGAGGCTACGGCGGCCAAGCTGTACGAAAAAGACCCCGCAGAGGCAAAAGCCTTCTTGACAAATTACACCAACATGACGGCACAGAGTACTTTTGATGCATGGAAACACTTGGGTGAGTTCCTTGTTGTTAAGTACAACGATGGTGTGGTGAAACGCGTTAAAGACGGAAAGTTTGAACGTAACGCCATCGGTCAGCCGGCCGAAGTTATCCGTCCCGGTTATCCCAAAGAGTTTCTCGAAGAATATGTGAAACAAACCGGAGACAGGTATAAAGTGCCCGAATAA
- a CDS encoding phospho-sugar mutase, producing the protein MENQELIKQVTEKAAKWLTPAYDAETQVEVKQMLDSEDKTALIESFYKDLEFGTGGLRGIMGAGSNRMNIYTVGAATQGLSNYLNKNFKELKQISVVVGHDCRNNSRKFAEISANIFSANGIKVYLFEALRPTPEISFAIRHFGCQSGIILTASHNPKEYNGYKAYWDDGAQVLMPHDKGIIDEVERVASAADIKFEGNPLLIESIGEKVDQLFLEKVKTVSIDPEVIKRHHDMKIVYTPIHGTGITLIPRALKSWGFTHIIDVPEQNVISGDFPTVKSPNPEEPAALFMAIEKAKATDAELVMASDPDADRVGISCKNDKGEWVLINGNQTCLMYLYYILTQYSALGKIKGNEFCVKTIVTTELIKKIADKNHIEMLDCYTGFKWIAREIRLLEGVKKYIGGGEESYGFLAEDFVRDKDAVSACCLIAEIAAWAKDNGKTLFQLLQDIYVEYGFSKEKGISVVKKGKSGAEEIKQMMTDFRNNPPKEMAGSKIILCKDYLTLKQTDAKGHVSDLDMPDTSNVLQYFTEDGSKVSVRPSGTEPKIKFYVEVKGEMGCRNCYAGANEIADEKIEAVMKSLGI; encoded by the coding sequence ATGGAAAATCAGGAATTAATCAAACAAGTAACGGAGAAAGCTGCCAAATGGCTAACACCGGCTTATGATGCCGAAACGCAGGTTGAAGTGAAACAAATGCTTGATAGCGAAGATAAAACAGCGCTTATCGAATCTTTCTATAAAGATCTGGAGTTTGGAACGGGTGGTTTGCGGGGCATTATGGGTGCGGGCAGTAACCGTATGAACATCTACACCGTGGGTGCCGCTACGCAGGGGCTCTCTAACTATCTGAATAAGAATTTTAAAGAACTGAAGCAAATATCGGTAGTGGTTGGGCACGATTGCCGCAACAACAGCCGCAAGTTTGCCGAGATCTCTGCCAATATCTTTTCGGCCAACGGCATTAAGGTTTATCTGTTTGAGGCATTGCGCCCCACACCCGAGATTTCTTTTGCCATCCGTCATTTCGGTTGTCAGAGCGGAATCATTCTTACGGCATCGCACAACCCCAAAGAGTATAACGGCTACAAGGCTTACTGGGACGATGGAGCACAGGTGTTGATGCCTCACGATAAAGGGATTATTGATGAAGTAGAGAGAGTAGCTTCGGCTGCCGATATTAAGTTTGAAGGCAATCCGTTGCTGATTGAGAGCATTGGCGAAAAGGTAGACCAGTTGTTCCTTGAGAAGGTAAAGACGGTATCTATCGACCCGGAAGTCATCAAACGCCATCACGATATGAAGATTGTTTATACTCCGATTCACGGTACGGGTATTACACTCATCCCCCGTGCACTGAAGTCGTGGGGCTTTACCCATATCATTGATGTGCCCGAGCAGAATGTGATAAGCGGTGACTTTCCTACGGTGAAGTCGCCCAACCCCGAAGAGCCTGCCGCTCTGTTTATGGCTATCGAAAAAGCCAAGGCAACGGATGCCGAACTGGTTATGGCCAGCGATCCCGATGCCGACCGTGTGGGCATCTCCTGCAAGAACGATAAGGGCGAATGGGTGTTGATTAACGGAAACCAGACGTGCCTGATGTACTTGTACTACATCTTAACCCAATACAGCGCTTTGGGCAAGATTAAGGGCAATGAGTTTTGCGTAAAGACTATTGTTACCACGGAGTTGATAAAGAAGATAGCCGATAAGAATCATATTGAAATGCTCGATTGCTATACCGGATTTAAATGGATTGCCCGCGAAATTCGTTTGCTCGAAGGTGTGAAGAAGTATATCGGCGGAGGTGAAGAGAGCTATGGCTTTCTGGCCGAAGACTTTGTGCGCGATAAAGATGCCGTATCGGCCTGCTGCCTCATTGCCGAAATAGCCGCATGGGCCAAAGATAACGGTAAAACGTTGTTCCAATTGCTGCAAGACATCTACGTGGAGTATGGTTTCTCGAAAGAGAAAGGCATCAGCGTGGTAAAGAAAGGCAAGAGTGGTGCCGAAGAGATTAAGCAGATGATGACCGACTTCCGCAACAATCCGCCCAAGGAGATGGCCGGTTCTAAAATCATTTTGTGCAAAGACTACCTCACGTTGAAGCAAACGGATGCCAAGGGTCATGTTTCCGATCTGGACATGCCCGATACCTCGAACGTACTTCAATACTTTACCGAAGACGGCAGCAAGGTTTCCGTTCGCCCGTCGGGTACGGAACCGAAGATTAAGTTTTACGTCGAAGTGAAAGGTGAGATGGGATGCCGCAACTGCTATGCCGGTGCCAACGAGATAGCCGATGAAAAGATCGAAGCAGTGATGAAATCACTCGGAATTTGA